ATGTACAAAGTAGGGTGAAGTAGTACCTATGCGGGCAAGTTGCGGAGTGAGCCAAAGCTCCGATGCGTGGGATGCAGATCCCTCCCAGAACCAGGCCGTTGGCCGGCAGCAGAAACCGCTGGAGCAGGCCGGCAGCGAGGCGGCGAAGGGTGCTGCCCAACGTTGCCGGGGAGGGGGAGGGTCGCAGTGTCATGAGACGAGAATGGGGCAGGCTGGCAGGGCGGGTCGGTCATGAGGCTGACATGAGCGCTGGAGCGCTGCGTCGCTGCATTGGCAACAGAGATGGGGATGTTCGGTACAGAGGGCAGCTGCGAAGGGGGATACGGTGCTCACGAGTCACTGCAACACGCAATGCACTTGATGAAGCAACTCGAGTCAGCCGTCACTCGACGCAGCGTTTGGGTCAAAGGGTCTGATGGTGGTTGCACGCCACGCGCCGTCGCCCAGGGCGCTGGTCGGTGACGGCTGGGCTGGCGGCTGCAAACAACGGCGCAGTGTGCAGTGTGGTACCATGGAGGTGGTTGGCGTGTTGTAGGTGGCTGCAGGTGTAGGCGTCTGCTTCCATGTGTGTGCACGGTGTGGAGAGCGTGTGCGATGGTGCAGCAAGGTGCTGGGATTGCGCTTGCGTCACGTGCAGGGCGATGTTTCATAGCACCCCTATCTCATCGTGCATGCCACTGTCACTGCCACTGACACTGTCACTGCCACTGCCCGGCCACGAAGGACTGCCAGGCCGTTCGTTCAAGCATCCCACCATCCCACCATCCCACTCCCAAGCTCGCTGACGTGCCCTCGCCCGCTTTCCTCTTCTCGACGGCGCCGTGTCTGCTGCGCGGTTGGTGTAGTTCTCAGCCGCACTTGCACTGATCTGTTCGCCCGTACTGTGTGTACCGTGCGCTGTATACTGTGCACGGTGTACTATTTTGCACGGTGTACTGTTCTGCACGGTGTACTGTTCTGCACGGTGTACTGttctgtgctgtgctgtgctgttcACGAGCCCTACCTGCTAGCCTGGATCGAATCGCCCAGCGACGGCACTACCGCACCAGAATCCACACCCGCTCCTGCCCCCGCGGACCCTGTCTGCCAGCGCTCGCGCCGCTCCTCAGCATTCCCCCTACCGACTCCTCCACGTCCTGGGCTCCTGGCACGCACGGCGGTCGCAGAGAGATGAAGAATTAGAGCGCGCGGCCAGCAcacgccctcgccctcgccctcgccctcgccctcgcctaCGCACCGCACGCACCCACACCAGCAGCaacacctgcacctgcacctgctcTCGCACCCGCACCTGCGCATGACCGCCGAGCGTGCATAGCATGGAAGCCGGCATCGCACTCCACTCAGGCCTGCAGCGCGGCCACACCTCTCAGCCTCCGCCCACAGCCTCGTCGTCACTCTCACACGCGCGCATGACTTCGACCGGCGGGCCCCCAGCCCTCATGTCCCACCAGAGCTTCCAGAGCCAGTACAGCAGCTACTCGCACAACAGCGCCCGCGACACCCAGGGCACCAACGCCACCTCCACCTCGACCCTCTTCACCCACCCCCGCCCGCCatccccgccgccgccaccccCGTCAACGGCGGGCCTGTCGAGGCCAGCGACAACGTCCTCAACAAGCGCGCCGACAAGGACACGTCGCTCTTTCAGCGCTGCCTGACCCTGCAGCTGCGCCTGCGCGCCATCCAAGGCTTCGAGCGCTGGCTGCacgaggaggaggacaaGGGCGAGGACGATGGCGAGCCCGTCGACCCCGTCACCCTGCTGTGGCGCACCTTCCGCAGGGGCTACCCGCTCATGGAGCTGTACAACGCCCTGTGCCCCCGCACCCTGCTCGTCATACCCAACGCAAAGGCCGACGAGAAGAGCCAGAAGAAGCACGAGAAGATGGCCACGTACAAGTTCATCCAGGCCTGCGTCAACGAGCTGGGCATCTCTCAGGAGGGCTGCTTCATCCTGAGCGACCTGTACGGCGACGACACCACGGGCTTCGTCAAGGTAAACACGGACCACACCCTTTTCCGTCTTTTCTGTGCTGAATCTCCACCAGGTCACCAACGTAGTCAACCGCGTCCTCGACTCCCTCGTCCGGATGGGCAAGATCGACCCTGCCGCCGTCGACATCTCCGACAGCGCCTCCGTCACCTCCTCCATCAAGCGCTCCCAGCGAGAATACATCATCGACGAGCTGGTCAAGACCGAGCGCACATACGTCCAGCATCTCGAGCTGCTGCAGGAGTTCAAGAAGCTCGTAGAAGAAAAGGGCATCATCAGCGGCGACCAGGTCCACGATATCTTCCTCAATTTAAACGCGCTCCTCGACTTCCAGCGCCGCTTCCTCATCCGAGTGGAACAGACGAATGCGCTGCCCGCCTCCGAGCAGAACTGGGGAAACCTGTTTGTGCTGTACAAGGATGCCTTCAAAGTCTACGAGCCGTATATTGCAAACCAGAAGAAATGCGAGCAGATTGCCATGCGCGAGTTCGACAAACTAAAAGAGACCGGCGGAACCCCCGAGATGCGCCAGATGGTCGAATCTCCCACACTACTCACCTCATTCCTGCTGAAGCCCTTCCAACGATTGACAAAATACCCACTGCTTCTCTCCGTATGTTTTCGCGGCGAAACTTACCATGGATTACACTAACACTTCACAGCAACTGCACAAGAACGGCGACCTTGACGAGCAAAGAAAAGAGGATCTCACAAAAGGTATCGAAGCAGCCTCCTCCGTTCTCGCTGGCACAAACGATGCCATTGCACGCGAAGAACGTGTCGAGGCTGTCGAGGAGCTCAAGACCCTCGTGGAGGACTGGAAAGGTCACCGCATTGAGGGCTTCGGTGATCTGCTCCTCTATGGTCAATTCACCGTACTCAAAGGCGACAGCATGAGCTCGAAGAACGAAGAGCGCGATGTGAGTGTTCCAGCGAGGCCTCCGGAACTGTGACTAACATGCACTTAGTACAAAATCTACCTTTTCGAGATGATACTGCTCTGCTGCAAGGAGATCAACGTCAACAAGCCTAAAAACAAAATGTCCACCAGATCCCTAGTCACCAAGGACGGAAAGCCAAAGCTACAGCTCAAAGGCCGTATCTTCATGCAGAACGTCACCGAGACCATTTCGTTACAAAAGCCAGGCTCTTACACTTGCCAGATCTTCTGGAAAGGCGACCCAGGGATCGAGAACTTCATTATCCGTTTCACGTCCGAAGAGACGATGAAGAAATGGGCTGCTCAGGTGGACGCACAGAGGCGGGTATGGAAGGACCAAGCACGTTCCAGCGCCAGCACAGTCAACGCCAAACCCTCGGATACCAACTTCACCTACATGGCCGGCTTGAACGTCGAGAACCCCTACGCGCAGcaggaggaagaggacgacgacgacgacgaaccTCCCGCTTCTGGGTACCCACGGGATAGTTTTGGGATCATGCAAAATAGCTCCAACGGCTCTCCACGGTCACGATCGACAACTGGCGAAAGTGGGCCGCCGATGGACGGGACGGATCCCAGGGTACCTCCTCCGCGTTTTCCCATGGGTTATTCGGGTTCCGCTCAGGCGCCACTGACGTTGCGCACACAGCAGCTGCAGAACTCAGGGGCGATCGAGTCTCATTTCTCTCCAGTTGTCGAAACACCGATGTCGTCCTACTCCAATGCGCGAACGAGTTCATCGTCTGCAGGTACCTTCCCGTTTCCCCGACAGACACCGCCAAACGTATATTCCAACGAGGAGAACAACCGTTACACCGCCCCTGCGCCATCTCGCGGTCACGGTCGTGAGCCATCTGGTCAATATGCCGCCGCACGCGCCCAAAGGCCGTCGTTGCCAGCCAATGCCAGTATGTCATCTCAAGGTCCACGTCTTCGGGCAGCCAGTAGCCCCGATATTCATAATGGTAACGTGCCGCGTAAAGGACCAAGCGGGCCCGTGCCAGACGTACCACCCTTCCCAACACACTATGCTTACAATGCTGCCATCGTAAATCGCAGCCAGAGCAACTCACCAAGTGGCCTGCCCCCGAGAGCAGGCACCCAATCACCCGCGATCCAACGAGATCGCCTCATTCAGCAACGCACAGCTGCAGAGCTCTCCACCATGGCCGATTACCCCGGTGGGCCAGCTCGTCGCGATCCGAACCTTGCGCCCATGTCGCGCACTATGACGCCTGCATCGTCGTTTGAGCGAACAATGACACCGGCTTCGGTGGATTCTCGAAATATGTCACCACCGCTGATATCAGAGCACTCCAACATTCCAAGTCAGCTCAAGGTGAAAGTACACTGTCCATCAGCAGGTAGCTCCATGGTATTGGTCGTGAGCACCAACATCAGCTACCAGTCTCTCAAGGACCGCATCGACGCCAAACTCCAGCGATCGACAGCAGTATCGTTGGCTTCCGGCCAGGTCAAGCTGAAGTACCTCGACAGCGAAGGTACTTATGTCAGCATACAATGCGACGACGACGTTCTGGAAGCCTTTGAGAATTGGCAAGAGCAGCAAAGAGATCTCAACCCGGGCGGAGGGCAGCTGGGCGAGATTGAGCTTTTCTGCCAACGATGATATGTATCCACGACACGGCATGGGCACGGCGTATTTGGCGttatctttcttctttctccACAGCAGGTCTTCATCTGCACTCCTTCGGCGAACGGAGTCAGCACATTAACTCTTCTTCAACATTATATCTGCGATCCGGCATTACAAATGGATGCACTGTTCCCGTCAAGGGCTGGCACGGTACGGCAAGGCAAGGCAGGTCGCGCTGGGCTATATCGCATCGATATCCCTATCCTCTTTGGTTTCTAGAGTGGCATCCCTTGTTTTCTTTTCGAGTGTGGGCACAGCTTTGGGCTGAGCTAGGCTGGAGGTGGGGCTTGCAAGAGCAAAAGAGAGGTGGGTGGTGTGGGTTCTTGACGTGCCCCTCGCAGCGACGGGTGATGAATGACTTGATGACGGAATGAGAAAAGAAAGCACGCATTTATCCATCTATACTAATGTGCTGCGCGCGTTGCTTTTCTCCCTTACTGTGTACACGCTGGAGTTCGATAGACGGAAGGAAGCCGGCTGGTAGAAACATATCAGTATGAATGAAGATGATGCTTTACTTTTTGACAGGTTCGATCGACTTCTGGCTTGTCAATTTGTCGATAGTAACGACCTAATACTTCGAATACACGCAGCCCTAACAAAAAGATCTTATAAACTCCAGCTCTTAAGCATGTAGACTACTCGTCGGTCTATACTATGCACACCAAGCCGCCGTACCGAGCTTGCCTCGAGTTTCGCAGGATAAGGGGTCTCCAGTAGATTGTGTTGTCCAGATTTATTCAGGAAACCAGATACGGGGGATACAGTGGGCTCACAGGGACGTTTACGTTCCAGGCTAGACGTTGATAGATTGGACCATAGGGCTCTACCAGGATTCACAGCGGACCTACAGAGCAGACGGAAAGCACTCATCACGCACCAAAACCAAAAGTTCAGGCAGACGTCGAACACGACGGTCGTTCCTTTCCATAGTTCCTTCATCGATCTACACCCATCTACTGCTGTCACTATGTCTACTCGGCTACATCTTCCGTCCTTCTTACTCTTAAGCGTAGACATATTCAATCTTGATACGGGGAACGCACATAGCCTCGTATGGCTGTGGAGCAGTGAAGGAGGCAACGTAAACTGGAGATGTAGGGTAAGCGGGAAGAGCGGCGACAATGGAGGAAGCAGCAACACTGGTGGAAGCAGCAACACTGGTGGAAGCAGCAACACTGGAGGAAGCAGCAACACTGGAGGAAGCAGCAACACTGGAGGAAGCAGCAACACTGGAGGAAGCAGCAACACTGGAGGAAGCAGCAACACTGGAGGAGGCAGCAACACTGGTGGAGGCAGCAACACTGGTGGAAGCAGCAACACTGGAGGAAGCAGCAACACTGGAGGAGGCAGCAACACTGGTGGAAGCAGCAACACTGGAGGAAGCAGCAACACTGGAGGAGGCAGCAACACTGGAGGAAGCAGCAGCGCTTGAAGATGCAACAGCGGCAATGCCAACAGACGAGGCGACGACAGTAGAAGAAGCGCTGGGCGTAGGTGTGGGAGCGGCACATAGAGGGGCGGCGTCATTGAGCTTTCCAACGGCCCAGGTCGAGGCGTCGTCGGAGTACAGCTCAAAGTAGCTCAAGTGCTTCTGGACGTCATCGCCGTTGGCGCAGATCGGGTCTCCCTTAGCGCAGTAAGAGCGCAGAACGGGTGCGTAGCGGTTCAGGCGCGCAAGAGAGTCGGCGTGGCGACCGTCCTTCTGTAGATCAGAGCCGTCAAGAACGTTGTATGGCTCGTTAGCCACATGCATGACATCGCCCCAGAGGAGAGCAGCAGCAACTAAGTTACCACATTAGCACAGTCCAAGTTTCGAGCGTGAGATGTTAAAATACTTACTAGCATTACCAGGAGCCGAGGTAGGGTCCAGACCGGTGGTGATTTGGGAGCATCCACCAGGTCCAGCAAGGACATCTCCGGCAATCCAGGCACCCTGAGAATAGCCATTGAGGATGAGGTGCGTGCAAGGGCACTTCTTGTTGAAAGCAGTGATCTGGGATAGACCGTTGCGGACTCCCTCGCCAATCTGTTTGCAATAGTCGCCGCCATACGGGAACACAATCTCAATGTAGTCGCACGTCTTGCCCTCAGCCCTTAGTTTGCTGCACGTAGCCTCGACGAAGGGGAATGTACGGAAGTCATGGTACGGCGCTTCGTTACCGCGGGCCATGAAGATAACGGCATCGGCGCAGGGAGCGTCGAGCTTGGGGGCTGGGTCTTgagcgacggcgacggcggcgACAGCGCTGAGCGCGAGAACGTTGCGGATGATGGAAGACATTAATAAGGATTAAAGAGTGTGGTATTAATCGGACGTCAAAAAGAGAGTGTACTGGTTAGATTGCGAGGTTGGAAGACCTGTGAGAAGAGAGAAAGACCTCTCGGCTTCGGGGAAACAGTTTAATAGGAGCGTTCATTACGGATAGTCGGCTCGATTCCACAGAAACGGGCAGGGTAGTGTGCCTGACTAGGTAGATACGAGTTGGATCCCTTTTTGGGTGAGCTATCTATCTTGGGTCGTGCGCTAGCAGGAGCGCGGACAAACGTCGAATTATTGAGATTGAGGCTGACAATAAGGCTTTGGAGGATGGCCCAGGGGCCGGATGTCCCCTTGATGGATACCGTCAAACTCTGCCATCTTTGCGAAATGTGTCCACGGGACATCTGAGACGTTGCTGTTGAGGTTTGCATCGAAGCTGATTTTGAGCTCATGGGAGCAAGCAGGAACCGAGAAAAATGCTAGCGTGCGTGTCAATGCTTGATCGGTCCTCCATATACGAGGATATTCGCCGTAGAGATTACACCCCGTGTCTGACCTCTTAGCTTGTCTTAGATGAGACTTCGTGCACGTCCCCTCGACCGACCTGAAATGTcttaccgtgtccgtgcgcgcaatgCGCGGATTCGCGCAATGCGCCGAGACCACCTTAACGCTCAAAAATAGATTAGGCTGTAGATCCGCCCACCACAGCTACTAGTATAGGAATCAGTAGTGTAGTGGTAATTAATTGCTTAtaaaaaagatgtactatCTAAATTTTGCTAGTAACTTAACGTTGCAGCTAATGTTGTAGTTTTAGGTAGAGAAGATAGGGGCAATACTAGAGGACCACTAATACTAACACTACTTTTATAACTACGCTTTTAGCGTTTTTTTAGAGGCTCTAGAGTTAGTGCTGTCTTTATGTAacattgttaggcgctaggcctagaggtacctctgctactCTTAGTAaactactatagggctagttagcctatataatataagagtgtTAGCttttattactaatatactagtgattagtcttattactacatactatatatctaaatacacctactatctataacgtaccctacaggcaAGTTAGACAACAGGTAAGTTAGACACTTCTTAGATAGAACAAGCTCTAGTAAGGTCGGATCTGTACAATCGAGCAGGGACTAATAGGCTTGGCACACTAGCGAAGAAGCTGAATCTCACTGAACACAGGGGAACAGCAACACACAacaattattaatattattaagttaacgtactctataggtgagcagattaaacaggtaagtagattactctactaagactacactaaatctctaccctattatagcttacattagcctaatttagccttatatatagtagtacagtatataatattatttagaaatatcttctatagccttcttatatgtatataagttatatctaaCATTATAGCAGTTTATAcagcatctttaggttacttcccctcctttagcgcatacttacttctttaccttcttactatcactacgcgccctaaatatagttagagtagttaattaaataccttccttagctgttaggacccCCTTCTCCTATaactactttcttttattttaTTTACGTtacatagcagccttatttactgtttaaagcctagtaatctcctttttagctaacactagcttatacgcaataATAGCTATTGTAACACACTAGTCACCtaaagccttatctaattcctctctaacttattactaacttagtgcTGTTACATCTGTGTCCACCCTACACCCTAGGCTAGTGTACCGCACCAGTCACCtaaagccttatctaattccTCTCCAACTTATTACCAACTCAGTGCCGTTACATCCATGTCCACCCCACACCCTAGGCTAGCACTCTAATTCTtcctaactcttataaggtataaaaggtataagggtaataggtatagagagctagtttttaagtattcttttatttaagacctataggaatagaacaattctctatataaactatcctagtgctcctatacaccttatagcagatacctacctcttttagagacttttattattctatattattatattataccTAAAAAAtattctagctagtaagagcttttaaataatattataaaaaTTGTTTAGTTATTTTAAGTACTTCTAGATTTAGATcccttatagttataaactaaaac
The Ascochyta rabiei chromosome 9, complete sequence DNA segment above includes these coding regions:
- a CDS encoding Guanine nucleotide exchange factor for Cdc42p, whose product is MELYNALCPRTLLVIPNAKADEKSQKKHEKMATYKFIQACVNELGISQEGCFILSDLYGDDTTGFVKVTNVVNRVLDSLVRMGKIDPAAVDISDSASVTSSIKRSQREYIIDELVKTERTYVQHLELLQEFKKLVEEKGIISGDQVHDIFLNLNALLDFQRRFLIRVEQTNALPASEQNWGNLFVLYKDAFKVYEPYIANQKKCEQIAMREFDKLKETGGTPEMRQMVESPTLLTSFLLKPFQRLTKYPLLLSQLHKNGDLDEQRKEDLTKGIEAASSVLAGTNDAIAREERVEAVEELKTLVEDWKGHRIEGFGDLLLYGQFTVLKGDSMSSKNEERDYKIYLFEMILLCCKEINVNKPKNKMSTRSLVTKDGKPKLQLKGRIFMQNVTETISLQKPGSYTCQIFWKGDPGIENFIIRFTSEETMKKWAAQVDAQRRVWKDQARSSASTVNAKPSDTNFTYMAGLNVENPYAQQEEEDDDDDEPPASGYPRDSFGIMQNSSNGSPRSRSTTGESGPPMDGTDPRVPPPRFPMGYSGSAQAPLTLRTQQLQNSGAIESHFSPVVETPMSSYSNARTSSSSAGTFPFPRQTPPNVYSNEENNRYTAPAPSRGHGREPSGQYAAARAQRPSLPANASMSSQGPRLRAASSPDIHNGNVPRKGPSGPVPDVPPFPTHYAYNAAIVNRSQSNSPSGLPPRAGTQSPAIQRDRLIQQRTAAELSTMADYPGGPARRDPNLAPMSRTMTPASSFERTMTPASVDSRNMSPPLISEHSNIPSQLKVKVHCPSAGSSMVLVVSTNISYQSLKDRIDAKLQRSTAVSLASGQVKLKYLDSEGTYVSIQCDDDVLEAFENWQEQQRDLNPGGGQLGEIELFCQR
- a CDS encoding Guanine nucleotide exchange factor for Cdc42p, variant 2, whose protein sequence is MELYNALCPRTLLVIPNAKADEKSQKKHEKMATYKFIQACVNELGISQEGCFILSDLYGDDTTGFVKVTNVVNRVLDSLVRMGKIDPAAVDISDSASVTSSIKRSQREYIIDELVKTERTYVQHLELLQEFKKLVEEKGIISGDQVHDIFLNLNALLDFQRRFLIRVEQTNALPASEQNWGNLFVLYKDAFKVYEPYIANQKKCEQIAMREFDKLKETGGTPEMRQMVESPTLLTSFLLKPFQRLTKYPLLLSQLHKNGDLDEQRKEDLTKGIEAASSVLAGTNDAIAREERVEAVEELKTLVEDWKGHRIEGFGDLLLYGQFTVLKGDSMSSKNEERDYKIYLFEMILLCCKEINVNKPKNKMSTRSLVTKDGKPKLQLKGRIFMQNVTETISLQKPGSYTCQIFWKGDPGIENFIIRFTSEETMKKWAAQVDAQRRVWKDQARSSASTVNAKPSDTNFTYMAGLNVENPYAQQEEEDDDDDEPPASGYPRDSFGIMQNSSNGSPRSRSTTGESGPPMDGTDPRVPPPRFPMGYSGSAQAPLTLRTQQLQNSGAIESHFSPVVETPMSSYSNARTSSSSAGTFPFPRQTPPNVYSNEENNRYTAPAPSRGHGREPSGQYAAARAQRPSLPANARPSGPVPDVPPFPTHYAYNAAIVNRSQSNSPSGLPPRAGTQSPAIQRDRLIQQRTAAELSTMADYPGGPARRDPNLAPMSRTMTPASSFERTMTPASVDSRNMSPPLISEHSNIPSQLKVKVHCPSAGSSMVLVVSTNISYQSLKDRIDAKLQRSTAVSLASGQVKLKYLDSEGTYVSIQCDDDVLEAFENWQEQQRDLNPGGGQLGEIELFCQR
- a CDS encoding Acetylxylan esterase — its product is MSSIIRNVLALSAVAAVAVAQDPAPKLDAPCADAVIFMARGNEAPYHDFRTFPFVEATCSKLRAEGKTCDYIEIVFPYGGDYCKQIGEGVRNGLSQITAFNKKCPCTHLILNGYSQGAWIAGDVLAGPGGCSQITTGLDPTSAPGNAIAAALLWGDVMHVANEPYNVLDGSDLQKDGRHADSLARLNRYAPVLRSYCAKGDPICANGDDVQKHLSYFELYSDDASTWAVGKLNDAAPLCAAPTPTPSASSTVVASSVGIAAVASSSAAASSSVAASSSVAASSSVAASTSVAASSSVAASSSVAASTSVAASTSVAASSSVAASSSVAASSSVAASSSVAASSSVAASSSVAASTSVAASTSVAASSIVAALPAYPTSPVYVASFTAPQPYEAMCVPRIKIEYVYA